The following are from one region of the Polaribacter marinaquae genome:
- a CDS encoding S41 family peptidase, translating to MKKYFLASLLSLLVLTASCSKEEVNNQIPEEVEEFIITTDDEINYFIWKGLNLYYLWQEDVPDLADNRFNNFEDLYTHFRQYDSPEATFNSLLSQPGVVDRFSWIVDDYVALENSFQGINLSTGLDFGLVRDVNSSTKIFGYVRYVIPNSSAATAGVTRGTYFSTVNGIQLTDTNFRDLLFNDDASITLGFSDYNEGSPISNNSTAVLEKTEVQENPIAVSKVITDGTQKIGYLMYNQFASSYDQDLNAAFSNFKAEAVNDLIIDLRYNGGGSTNSAGYLGSMVTGQFTGEVYSKEVWNNKVLSAFSSDNFTNNFPTKITKTDANDNIVVDEAINSLNLSRVYFIVSGSSASASELVINALDAYIDVKIVGTTTVGKQVGSITLYDSDNLFRSGDNLNTEHTYAMQPLVLEITNKDGKNYPNGIVPGTNFTGINLGEDIGNLGVLGERSDPLLDRTLEYISTGAKSSAKTKDFIKTEEIFNSKLATPAKNNMYSELK from the coding sequence ATGAAAAAATACTTTTTAGCAAGTTTACTATCCTTATTAGTTTTAACTGCATCGTGCAGTAAAGAAGAAGTTAATAATCAAATTCCAGAAGAGGTTGAAGAATTTATTATTACCACAGATGATGAAATAAATTATTTTATCTGGAAAGGATTAAACTTGTATTATTTATGGCAAGAAGATGTGCCAGATTTAGCTGATAACAGATTCAATAATTTTGAGGATTTATACACACACTTTAGACAATACGACTCACCAGAAGCTACTTTTAATAGTTTATTAAGTCAACCCGGAGTTGTAGATCGTTTTTCTTGGATTGTTGATGATTATGTAGCTTTAGAAAATTCTTTTCAAGGAATTAATTTAAGTACTGGTTTAGATTTTGGTCTAGTAAGAGATGTAAACAGTAGTACAAAAATATTTGGTTACGTAAGATATGTAATTCCAAACTCTAGTGCTGCAACAGCTGGGGTTACAAGAGGTACTTATTTTAGTACTGTTAACGGAATTCAATTAACAGATACCAATTTTAGAGATTTATTATTTAATGATGATGCTTCAATAACACTAGGATTTTCAGATTATAATGAAGGTAGTCCTATAAGTAATAACAGCACTGCTGTTCTAGAAAAAACAGAAGTTCAAGAAAACCCAATTGCAGTTTCTAAAGTGATTACAGATGGAACTCAAAAAATTGGTTATTTAATGTATAATCAATTTGCAAGTTCGTACGACCAAGATTTAAATGCTGCTTTTAGTAATTTTAAAGCAGAAGCTGTAAACGATTTAATTATCGATTTAAGGTATAATGGTGGTGGTTCTACAAATTCTGCCGGATATTTAGGAAGCATGGTAACTGGTCAATTTACAGGAGAAGTTTATTCTAAAGAAGTGTGGAATAACAAAGTTTTAAGCGCATTCTCTTCAGATAATTTTACCAATAATTTTCCAACAAAAATTACCAAAACAGATGCTAATGATAATATTGTTGTTGATGAAGCTATAAACAGTTTAAACTTATCTAGAGTTTATTTTATAGTTTCTGGTAGCTCTGCATCTGCATCAGAATTAGTTATAAATGCTTTAGATGCATACATCGATGTAAAAATTGTTGGTACAACAACTGTAGGTAAACAAGTAGGTTCTATTACTTTGTACGATTCTGATAATTTATTTAGAAGTGGAGACAATTTAAACACAGAGCATACATATGCAATGCAGCCATTGGTTTTAGAAATTACAAATAAAGATGGTAAAAATTACCCGAACGGAATTGTCCCTGGAACAAATTTTACAGGTATTAATTTAGGTGAAGATATTGGTAACTTAGGTGTTTTAGGTGAAAGATCAGATCCTTTATTAGATAGAACTCTAGAATATATTTCTACTGGCGCTAAATCATCAGCAAAAACAAAAGACTTTATTAAAACAGAAGAAATATTTAATTCTAAATTGGCTACACCGGCAAAGAATAATATGTATTCCGAATTAAAATAA
- a CDS encoding S41 family peptidase has protein sequence MKIRLLYVAFLMLLTSCVSIKKHNEQISKLHSVKDLRKDIDELYSELKKYHPRLYQYRTKEVLDYKFDSLKNSLNKPLNSRDFYKKAVVVISQMGHGHTAISPPAKIRTKKERKLDLKMKNEFNELKFETLNSKLFISEGAESDSLLIGAQVLKINDEDISDIYVNYRKTFSSDGFNTTFYDKAIGKHFKELYLKNNGRQDSIQLILSLKDSLFNRTFKRVLRKKTNSNDKQKNSLKIKPNTKEKNKISWKEKRKYNKIHGYNYRDKTYNRNLEFIGKDSTIAYMKIRSFTKGNFKKFYEQSFAKIAQNETQNLILDLRFNGGGKAKEIKNLYSYLTDKQFQFYTRSEVKTRMPLLKVIYSNSTPAFTKIIFGAVSPFIAMHRMFSVEKENGQLYFNYGTKNEKPNPLNFKGKIYVLINGYSYSAAALLATYLHGSKRAFFVGEETGGSYNGTVAGFMRQHKLSNTKVVVRYGVLHIATPYKENPDGYGVKPDVEIIPTIKNRLNKTDPELDWILNEIEK, from the coding sequence ATGAAAATAAGATTACTATATGTAGCATTTTTAATGCTACTAACTTCCTGCGTGAGTATTAAAAAACACAACGAACAAATTTCTAAACTACATTCGGTAAAAGATTTAAGAAAGGATATTGATGAATTGTATTCTGAACTTAAAAAATACCATCCAAGATTATATCAGTATAGAACTAAAGAAGTTTTAGATTATAAGTTTGATAGTTTAAAAAATTCACTGAATAAACCTTTAAATAGTAGAGATTTCTATAAAAAAGCAGTGGTAGTTATTTCTCAAATGGGGCACGGACATACTGCTATTAGTCCGCCTGCAAAAATAAGAACCAAAAAGGAGAGAAAACTTGATTTAAAAATGAAAAACGAGTTTAATGAGTTAAAGTTTGAAACATTAAATTCTAAATTATTTATAAGTGAAGGGGCAGAATCTGATAGTTTACTAATAGGAGCACAAGTTCTTAAAATAAATGATGAGGACATTTCTGATATTTATGTAAATTATAGAAAAACCTTTTCTTCAGATGGCTTCAATACCACATTTTACGATAAAGCAATTGGTAAACACTTTAAAGAATTATATTTAAAAAATAATGGTAGACAAGATAGTATTCAATTAATTTTAAGTTTAAAAGATTCTTTATTTAATAGAACTTTTAAAAGAGTTCTAAGAAAAAAAACGAATAGCAACGATAAGCAAAAAAATTCACTAAAAATTAAACCGAATACAAAAGAAAAAAATAAAATTTCATGGAAAGAAAAACGAAAGTATAATAAAATTCATGGCTATAATTATCGAGACAAAACTTATAATAGAAATTTAGAATTTATCGGAAAAGATAGTACAATTGCATACATGAAAATTAGAAGTTTCACTAAAGGAAATTTCAAAAAGTTTTATGAGCAATCCTTTGCAAAAATAGCTCAGAATGAAACACAAAATTTAATTTTAGATTTACGTTTTAATGGAGGTGGTAAAGCAAAAGAAATTAAAAATTTATATTCTTATTTAACAGATAAACAATTCCAGTTTTATACACGAAGTGAAGTAAAAACTAGAATGCCGTTATTAAAAGTAATTTATAGTAACAGTACACCTGCATTTACTAAAATAATTTTTGGTGCAGTTTCACCTTTTATTGCTATGCATAGAATGTTTAGTGTCGAAAAAGAAAACGGTCAATTATATTTTAATTATGGTACAAAAAATGAGAAACCTAATCCTTTGAATTTTAAAGGTAAAATATATGTTTTAATTAATGGATATTCATATTCTGCTGCAGCATTATTAGCAACATATTTGCATGGTAGCAAACGAGCGTTTTTTGTGGGTGAAGAAACAGGAGGCTCTTATAACGGTACTGTTGCTGGTTTTATGAGGCAGCATAAATTATCTAATACCAAAGTAGTAGTGAGGTACGGAGTTTTACATATTGCAACTCCTTACAAAGAAAACCCCGATGGTTATGGTGTTAAACCAGATGTAGAAATTATACCAACAATAAAAAATAGATTAAATAAAACAGATCCAGAATTGGATTGGATTTTAAATGAGATCGAAAAATAA
- a CDS encoding 1-acyl-sn-glycerol-3-phosphate acyltransferase, giving the protein MKAISKFILHTILGWKIENGFPKEPKKYIVIAAPHTSWVDFPIAILTRMSEGIMVHFIGKSSLFKWPFGYFFRILGGTPVDRSKSNNMVDAVIKLFNSKEEFRLGISPEGTRKKVEKWKTGFYYIAKGANVPIVMATLDFENKTVKISEPYYPTDSLEKDFDNFKSFFKNIKGKNPELF; this is encoded by the coding sequence TTGAAAGCAATATCTAAGTTTATTTTACATACTATTTTGGGTTGGAAGATTGAAAATGGTTTTCCGAAAGAGCCTAAGAAATATATTGTTATTGCCGCACCACATACAAGTTGGGTAGATTTTCCTATTGCAATTTTAACAAGAATGAGCGAAGGTATAATGGTTCATTTTATAGGAAAAAGTTCTCTATTTAAATGGCCTTTTGGTTATTTTTTTAGAATTCTAGGAGGCACACCTGTAGATAGATCTAAAAGTAATAATATGGTAGATGCTGTTATTAAACTTTTTAATTCTAAAGAAGAATTTAGGTTAGGCATTTCGCCAGAAGGAACTCGAAAAAAGGTAGAAAAATGGAAAACAGGATTTTATTATATTGCAAAAGGAGCTAATGTGCCAATTGTTATGGCAACGTTAGATTTTGAAAATAAGACAGTTAAAATATCCGAACCTTATTACCCAACAGACAGTTTAGAGAAGGATTTTGATAATTTTAAGAGTTTTTTTAAGAATATTAAGGGGAAAAACCCTGAATTATTTTAA
- a CDS encoding DUF4252 domain-containing protein, which produces MKKILLLIAFIVTPLLSNAQSLYDSLEDIKEVDMVVVTKDAFEILSKFNSEKFKDSDEMKVFQMIQELKEFKMFSTEDKVIANKMESMVNASIKKQNLTQLMRIKEDDSRVKIYVKASKNKDFVNEVLMFIKGIDKKTNGMSEAVIVSLTGNIDINKMSDLADTFANK; this is translated from the coding sequence ATGAAAAAAATATTATTATTAATCGCATTTATAGTAACACCTTTGTTAAGCAATGCGCAGTCTTTATATGATTCTTTAGAAGACATAAAAGAAGTAGATATGGTAGTTGTTACCAAAGATGCATTTGAAATTTTATCGAAATTTAATTCAGAAAAATTTAAAGATAGCGATGAAATGAAAGTGTTTCAAATGATACAAGAATTAAAAGAATTCAAAATGTTTTCTACAGAAGACAAGGTCATTGCAAACAAAATGGAAAGCATGGTAAATGCTTCTATTAAAAAACAAAACTTAACACAGTTAATGAGAATTAAAGAAGACGATTCTAGAGTTAAGATTTATGTAAAAGCATCTAAAAACAAAGACTTTGTTAATGAAGTTTTAATGTTTATTAAAGGTATCGATAAAAAGACAAATGGCATGTCGGAAGCAGTTATTGTCTCTTTAACAGGTAACATAGATATTAATAAAATGTCTGATCTAGCAGATACTTTTGCAAACAAATAA
- a CDS encoding DUF4252 domain-containing protein: MKKLTTILSLLFVLVLASSCKNDKSLQSYLVDTSGKEDFYTGDLPVSSLLTVNSDVSDDVKETMKSIKKINVAFLPKTADNSVAYETEKGKLKKIFTNNETYKNLMSMKAKGMNVKVYYSGDTNSIDEVIAFGYGKEAGVGVARLLGENMNPSKIIDMLNSVNVDGDSTSLKQFSKMFNK; the protein is encoded by the coding sequence ATGAAAAAATTAACAACCATACTTTCTTTACTTTTTGTATTAGTTTTAGCAAGCTCATGTAAAAACGATAAATCATTACAAAGTTATTTAGTAGACACAAGCGGTAAAGAAGATTTTTATACGGGCGATTTACCAGTAAGCTCTTTACTAACTGTAAATTCAGATGTTTCTGATGATGTAAAAGAAACCATGAAAAGTATCAAGAAAATTAATGTAGCTTTTTTACCTAAAACTGCGGATAATTCTGTTGCTTACGAAACTGAAAAAGGAAAATTAAAAAAGATATTTACCAACAACGAAACTTATAAAAACTTGATGTCTATGAAGGCAAAAGGAATGAATGTAAAAGTTTACTATTCTGGTGATACAAATTCTATAGACGAAGTTATCGCTTTTGGATACGGTAAAGAAGCCGGAGTAGGAGTGGCAAGATTATTAGGAGAAAATATGAATCCTTCTAAGATAATCGATATGCTAAATAGCGTAAATGTAGACGGAGACAGTACTTCTTTAAAACAGTTTTCTAAGATGTTCAACAAATAG
- a CDS encoding patatin-like phospholipase family protein, translating to MKKALVISGGGSKGAFAGGVAQYLMKHENKKYDLFLGTSTGSLMVSHLAMDMLDELKELYTNVNQETIFSNNPFKIRKVAGEKVISINHLNTFWNFLNGRKTFGESKNLRSLIKKNVTKEMYLKIKAANKEVVVTVSNLTANQIEYKSINDCSYEDFCDWIWGSCNYVPFMSLLEKDHCQYADGGFGSLIPIREAILRGATEIDAIILETEVTQINRLPAKNPFSLLFDVMDFMLVHVERHNITIGKLAASNKDIKLNLYYTPTVLTTNSLVFDKKLMKKWWKSGFNYAKSKEEEKMSEFRPDILTDQEMEDSAEEAENLNI from the coding sequence ATGAAAAAAGCATTGGTAATTTCTGGCGGAGGAAGTAAAGGAGCATTTGCAGGAGGTGTTGCGCAGTACTTAATGAAACATGAAAACAAAAAATACGATTTGTTTTTAGGAACCTCTACAGGAAGTTTAATGGTATCTCATTTGGCTATGGATATGTTAGATGAACTTAAAGAGTTGTATACCAATGTTAATCAAGAAACTATTTTTAGTAACAATCCTTTTAAAATTAGAAAAGTTGCTGGTGAAAAAGTGATAAGCATCAACCACTTAAATACATTTTGGAATTTTTTAAATGGTAGAAAAACTTTTGGAGAAAGTAAAAATTTAAGATCTCTAATTAAGAAAAATGTTACCAAAGAAATGTATCTTAAAATTAAAGCGGCAAATAAAGAAGTTGTTGTTACTGTTTCTAATTTAACAGCAAATCAAATTGAGTATAAATCAATTAACGATTGTAGTTATGAAGATTTTTGTGATTGGATTTGGGGGTCTTGCAACTATGTTCCGTTTATGAGTTTATTAGAAAAAGATCATTGTCAATATGCCGATGGTGGTTTTGGTTCTTTAATACCAATTAGAGAAGCTATTTTAAGAGGAGCTACAGAAATTGATGCAATTATTTTAGAGACAGAAGTTACTCAAATTAACAGGTTGCCTGCAAAGAATCCGTTTTCTTTATTATTTGATGTCATGGATTTTATGTTGGTACATGTAGAAAGGCACAATATTACTATTGGTAAATTAGCGGCTTCAAATAAAGATATCAAACTAAACTTATATTATACACCAACAGTTTTAACCACCAACTCTTTGGTTTTTGATAAAAAACTAATGAAAAAATGGTGGAAATCTGGGTTTAATTATGCTAAATCTAAAGAAGAAGAGAAGATGAGCGAATTTAGACCAGATATTCTTACCGATCAAGAAATGGAAGATTCTGCAGAAGAGGCAGAAAATTTAAATATCTAG
- the pepT gene encoding peptidase T: MIDKKHITDRFIKYVTVDTESDPNNPAFPSTEKQWDLAKILVDELKEIGMQDVNLDENCYIMATLPSNIEHRVPTIGFVAHIDTSPDFTGKNVKPQIVENYQGNDILLNEEKNIILSPDYFEDLLQYKGQTLITTDGTTLLGADDKAGVTEIVTAMEYLIKHPEIKHGKIRICFTPDEEVGKGAHKFDVNKFDAEWAYTMDGSQIGELEYENFNAASAKVTVTGKIVHPGYAKGKMINSLKIANDFMAAIPQEEVPEKTSGYEGFFHLHDMHGNVEKTVLEYIIRDHDLDLFEKRKYLMQKIAFDFNEKLGEELIEVSIENQYFNMREKIVPVMHIVDLVEEVMKDLEITPIIKPIRGGTDGSQLSYKGLPCPNIFAGGHNFHGRYEYVPVESMVKATEVIIGIAEKVVEKNS; the protein is encoded by the coding sequence ATGATTGATAAAAAACACATTACAGATAGGTTTATTAAGTATGTAACTGTAGATACAGAATCAGATCCAAATAACCCAGCTTTTCCTAGTACAGAAAAACAATGGGATTTAGCAAAGATTTTAGTTGATGAATTGAAAGAAATTGGAATGCAAGATGTAAATTTAGATGAAAATTGCTATATCATGGCAACTTTGCCAAGTAATATAGAACATCGAGTACCTACAATTGGCTTTGTTGCGCATATTGATACAAGTCCGGATTTTACTGGTAAAAACGTAAAACCACAAATAGTAGAAAATTACCAAGGAAATGATATTCTTTTAAACGAAGAAAAAAACATCATATTATCTCCAGATTATTTCGAAGATTTACTACAATATAAAGGGCAAACTTTAATTACTACAGATGGTACAACTTTGTTGGGTGCAGATGACAAAGCTGGTGTAACAGAAATTGTAACCGCTATGGAATATCTAATTAAACATCCAGAAATTAAGCATGGTAAAATTAGAATTTGTTTTACACCCGATGAAGAAGTTGGTAAAGGTGCACATAAATTTGATGTAAATAAATTTGATGCAGAATGGGCTTACACTATGGATGGAAGCCAAATAGGAGAATTAGAATATGAAAACTTTAATGCTGCTAGTGCAAAAGTAACTGTTACAGGTAAAATTGTTCATCCTGGGTATGCAAAAGGTAAAATGATAAACTCTCTTAAAATTGCAAATGATTTTATGGCAGCCATTCCGCAAGAAGAAGTGCCAGAAAAAACAAGTGGTTACGAAGGTTTTTTTCATTTACACGACATGCATGGTAATGTAGAAAAAACAGTTTTAGAATACATTATTAGAGACCATGACTTAGATTTATTTGAGAAAAGAAAATATTTGATGCAAAAAATAGCATTCGATTTTAATGAAAAATTGGGTGAAGAGTTAATTGAAGTTTCTATAGAAAATCAATATTTTAATATGCGAGAAAAAATTGTACCCGTTATGCATATTGTAGATTTGGTTGAAGAAGTAATGAAAGACTTAGAAATTACACCTATAATTAAACCAATAAGAGGTGGTACAGATGGTTCTCAATTATCGTATAAAGGTTTGCCATGTCCTAATATTTTTGCTGGCGGACATAATTTTCACGGAAGATATGAATATGTTCCTGTAGAATCTATGGTAAAAGCTACAGAAGTAATTATTGGTATTGCAGAAAAAGTTGTAGAAAAAAATTCATAA
- a CDS encoding WD40/YVTN/BNR-like repeat-containing protein, producing MRRIFGIILIFLFLISCKQEYQPRNISAISIEAYNIDTTSIRAIQVIDSTTVVYAGSNGTIGTTVDNGKTWSILNIKYKDSIIPNFRSLAFNGSDYFALSIANPALLYKISDMEATLQYTEEGAKVFYDAIAFFDDNKHGIAVGDPTENCASILITDDGGENWHKIPCENLPEIAEGEAFFAASNTNIKTIGSTVYIASGGKKSRILKSNNFGKTWQLFETPIIQGNGPQGMYSIDFYDKNNGIAIGGDYSKSLENKANKAITADGGKTWTLIADAENPNYKSCVQFVPNTNGKEVFAVGKTGISYSKDGGLTWNKVSNDSYYTIQFINKNTAWLGGANKIGKLEL from the coding sequence ATGAGAAGAATATTCGGTATTATTTTAATTTTCCTTTTTTTAATCTCTTGTAAACAAGAATATCAGCCAAGAAATATTAGTGCAATTTCTATTGAAGCATATAACATTGATACTACTAGTATAAGAGCAATTCAAGTAATAGATTCGACAACAGTTGTTTATGCTGGCTCTAACGGAACTATAGGAACAACTGTAGATAATGGTAAAACTTGGTCTATTTTAAATATAAAATATAAAGACTCTATAATTCCTAACTTTAGAAGTTTAGCATTTAATGGCTCAGATTACTTTGCATTATCCATAGCCAATCCTGCATTGCTTTATAAAATTTCTGATATGGAAGCTACTTTACAATATACAGAAGAAGGTGCCAAAGTTTTTTATGATGCAATTGCATTTTTTGATGATAATAAGCACGGTATTGCCGTTGGTGATCCTACAGAGAACTGTGCTTCTATTTTAATTACTGATGATGGCGGAGAAAACTGGCATAAAATTCCGTGTGAAAATTTACCTGAAATAGCCGAAGGTGAAGCTTTTTTTGCTGCAAGTAACACCAATATTAAAACAATTGGCAGTACCGTTTATATTGCCTCTGGCGGTAAAAAATCTAGAATTTTAAAGTCTAATAACTTCGGAAAAACATGGCAACTATTTGAAACCCCAATAATACAAGGTAACGGACCACAGGGAATGTATTCTATCGATTTTTATGATAAAAATAACGGAATCGCAATTGGCGGCGATTACTCGAAATCATTAGAAAATAAAGCTAACAAAGCAATTACTGCAGATGGTGGTAAAACTTGGACTTTAATTGCAGATGCAGAAAATCCTAATTATAAAAGTTGCGTACAGTTTGTACCAAATACCAACGGAAAAGAAGTTTTTGCTGTAGGTAAAACTGGTATTTCTTACTCTAAAGATGGTGGATTAACATGGAACAAAGTTTCTAATGATAGTTATTATACCATTCAATTTATAAATAAAAATACTGCTTGGTTAGGTGGTGCAAATAAAATAGGAAAACTTGAATTGTAA
- a CDS encoding RNA polymerase sigma factor — protein sequence MNQSDFLKVVLPFKDKVFRLAKRLLVSTEEAEDATQELIFKLWRSKDKIAGYKNVEAFAMTMTKNYCYDRLKSKQASNLTLVHSNYKEKETSLDKKLEHQDSVNQVHQLIEKLPEQQKIIIQLRDIEQYDFDEICKMVDMKPTAVRVALSRARKTIREQLIKKHNYGVS from the coding sequence ATGAACCAATCAGACTTTTTAAAAGTTGTTTTACCTTTTAAGGATAAGGTCTTTAGATTAGCCAAAAGATTATTGGTGTCTACAGAAGAAGCAGAAGATGCTACACAAGAGCTTATTTTTAAGTTGTGGCGTAGTAAAGATAAAATAGCTGGTTATAAAAATGTAGAAGCATTTGCAATGACAATGACAAAAAATTATTGTTATGATAGACTAAAATCTAAGCAAGCAAGTAATTTAACATTAGTACACAGTAATTATAAAGAGAAAGAAACGTCTTTAGATAAAAAACTAGAACATCAAGACAGTGTAAACCAAGTGCACCAATTGATAGAAAAGTTGCCAGAACAGCAAAAGATTATTATTCAGTTAAGAGATATTGAACAATATGATTTTGATGAAATATGTAAAATGGTAGATATGAAGCCAACCGCAGTAAGAGTGGCATTATCTAGAGCAAGAAAAACAATTAGAGAACAATTAATTAAAAAACACAACTATGGAGTTAGCTAA
- a CDS encoding S41 family peptidase has protein sequence MKNLLKLFYLGAITLLLINCSKEYQIPNNLVVHDFVWKGLNAYYLHQDEIADLSDRRFNSDQQLNAYLTGFADYNTLFSSLLLSTDEKSMLIEDYTNLDLDIPRSAFVNGMEFGIVAQPNTTTNTVIGYVTHILPNSNAASKDLQRGEFFNAVNNILLTEDNYFDLLINGDTSYTLSMVDFDGTTVTPNAKTVVLDKENYDYDTTFLEKTFNIGSDNIGYLMYNNNLSKSSINNLNNTFLNFKNQNINELVLDLRYNITGGSFAKNITNLATMITGQFTDEVFIKEEWNSKAQPWFLENQPDSLLTKFPAKLNPSTDFNSLNLTEVYIILNGDSFSASSAIELLINSLKPYINVHIVGTATNGNNTGSITLYNSQDYDIELKNNTHTVALQPVVLSFYNKDDQTYNEGFTPTIATCPNEDILNLGFIGERSEPILDKVLEYISTGNLGTNVTCNPNNFIYLYKSIDTQRELDNGVFIKQDLPNTY, from the coding sequence ATGAAAAACCTCTTAAAACTCTTTTATTTAGGCGCAATTACACTATTACTTATCAATTGTTCTAAAGAGTACCAAATACCCAATAATTTAGTTGTGCACGATTTTGTTTGGAAAGGTTTAAACGCATATTATTTGCATCAAGATGAAATTGCTGATTTATCTGACAGACGTTTTAACTCAGACCAACAACTAAATGCTTATTTAACTGGTTTTGCAGATTATAATACACTTTTTTCTAGTTTATTATTAAGTACAGATGAAAAGTCTATGCTTATAGAAGATTATACAAATTTAGATTTAGATATACCAAGATCTGCTTTTGTAAACGGAATGGAATTTGGCATTGTTGCGCAACCTAACACTACTACAAATACTGTTATTGGTTATGTAACACATATTTTACCTAATTCGAATGCAGCTTCAAAAGATTTACAAAGAGGTGAGTTTTTTAATGCTGTAAATAACATCTTATTAACAGAAGATAATTATTTCGATTTATTAATAAATGGCGATACATCTTATACTTTAAGTATGGTAGATTTTGACGGAACAACTGTTACACCAAACGCAAAAACGGTTGTTTTAGATAAAGAAAATTACGATTATGATACCACATTTTTAGAAAAAACCTTTAATATAGGTTCAGACAATATTGGCTATTTAATGTACAATAACAATTTATCTAAATCGTCAATTAACAATTTAAACAACACTTTCTTAAATTTTAAAAATCAAAATATTAACGAATTGGTTTTAGATTTAAGATACAATATTACTGGTGGTAGTTTCGCTAAAAACATTACCAATTTGGCAACTATGATTACCGGGCAATTTACAGATGAAGTTTTTATAAAAGAAGAATGGAACTCGAAAGCACAACCTTGGTTTTTAGAAAATCAACCAGATTCTTTACTAACTAAATTTCCTGCTAAACTTAATCCTTCAACAGATTTTAATAGTTTAAACCTAACAGAAGTTTATATAATTTTAAATGGAGATTCTTTTAGCGCTTCTTCTGCAATAGAACTATTAATAAACAGCCTAAAACCTTATATAAACGTACATATTGTAGGTACAGCTACTAATGGAAACAATACAGGTTCTATAACTTTATATAATTCTCAAGACTACGATATCGAACTAAAAAACAATACACATACAGTAGCTTTACAACCTGTTGTGTTAAGTTTTTACAATAAAGACGACCAAACCTACAACGAGGGTTTTACACCAACAATTGCAACTTGTCCAAATGAAGATATTTTAAATCTAGGTTTTATTGGTGAAAGGTCTGAACCTATTTTAGATAAAGTATTAGAATATATCTCAACAGGAAATCTTGGTACAAATGTTACTTGTAATCCTAATAATTTTATATATTTATACAAATCTATAGATACACAGAGAGAATTAGATAATGGTGTATTTATTAAACAAGATTTACCTAACACATATTAA